In the genome of Neodiprion fabricii isolate iyNeoFabr1 chromosome 4, iyNeoFabr1.1, whole genome shotgun sequence, the window aaattaagaCGTGTACTCGATAGCACTACAGTTTGGACGAACATTACTTGAAACCATATGTAATAACAGAGAGGTAAGATAAGGCGAGGGGGTGAACGAACGCTATAGATCAGCTGGATATTAGTAAAGGGACAGAACGTATTATAATACTACGATGTGTGTGGGAATGAAACCAAGTACACTAATCTCGCGCTCACTACGGCGAGTGGTCAACAAGACAGTACAGTCCAAAGTTCTGAAAATTCCCGTGAGAGGGAGCGAGACGAAAATTTGGAGAAGAATCCAAAATCGGATCAGTATTAGTTGAAACTCGGAAGAGATAACACGTGAGTCTTTGTTGACAGTGGCTCGTTATGTGTGCGAGAGTGATTCAGTGAACTGTGTGAACGTGGGGCTATCAACTCGACGAATCGAGGCTCATAACaatcgattttattattaaatgaCGTTGGATCGTGTTTCCAATGTAATTGTGATCGGGTAATTAAATGCGAGAGCAGAACCGGGTAGAGCCGGTTGGGAAATTTCGCGCTGGTCTTCCCGAGACCTCATGATTGAGGTTTGTACCCGGGGTGGTTGACGCGTTGTGAAACCAACGTGGTTATTAAAGTTCGCGGATCGAAAacacttgaaaataaataacgaatcaCACAAAATTGGTGTAGCCAATTGTGGAATCTCTCAGCAAGGATACATCGTCAAGTAGGACCTCGCTGTTACGCGTAGTGACATCAAAAAATTCCAAGAGCAACGTACTTGGTGAGTATATCCAACAGCTATGTATGATGTAATGACACTCGTTTTTGTCCTACGTCTTGTATCAAAAATCAGCATAACCAGCAAACAAAGGAATTTAATATAACAGAATTTTCGtgcaaaagttattcaattttgacaCCAAAGTTTGGCCAGTAATATATCGGGATCCTATCAAAAATGTCTCGGTGAAAAAATCTCACGTGAAATATGCGAAAGGCGTGAATACCTAcgaaaatttccttttttttcaaacgttttacCACTAGACTCTATCCGGGGACCTACTGGGGTTGAGGATTGAAGGAAAAGGTGAGTAATGGGGGTTGGAATATATTCCAGGATCTTTTAAGGAGGGGAAACGAGGGTAGAGATAGTGTGGAGGACCCAACGTAGATGTTTCTCCGAGAAAGGGGTAACGAGATCCGGAAGCGCGAACTCGTGGCGAATCTACACCCAAGGTAGTTTAGCGGGGACCGCAATGGTAAGTCGGGCCCGGCCTTCCGCTAGAAGTTTTATTCCTAACCTCGCCCGAGGTATCTTAAGCCACATCCACATATACCATTGTCCGAAATTTTCTGGTTTAGACGACGAGGTCGACTAATGCGAGTTTCTCTTGAAGGGCCATCGTGACATGCGTTTCTCTAAATTCCTAAAGGCACTGCACGTGGATGTAACACTTGGGGCCTTGCTCGCTTGCTATTCAAGGGTCGTGAAACGCCAGGAGTAGTCCAACCAGACGACTAAGGActcgaaaaatgaatacaCTATTTTACAATAGGTACTTGAAACTTGACGATGGATAGCAAATGTTTGATTGGTCAAAATATGTAACACTGCCAGTGCGGAACGCGGCAGAGTGCATAGACACGCCATTACTGTTTTACCGGTAGTACTGtcatttttacgatatttttagAGGCATTTTTTCAGATGTGAAGAAAATCCCGAGACTTCAATGTACACACGAAGCAGAAAATCTATATCTTCAAAGAATTGAGCTGTCTAAGTCACCTTTTAATGATTGGCCAGTTCGGATGGTCGAATAAGCTTGACCGTCAGGCCACGCTACTAGTTAATTAACCTCGTAGGCCGTTTGAACCAGTCGAGTCAGCTAAGCTTGTGGCTGATTGTCCGAATAAACAGCTTTGACCGATTCAGTGTGAGGCGTGACTGGCAGGTAATCAATTGACAATAAGTAAACCATTTCCATTGGTTACCCTGATCAAATTATGCACTACTAGTCTGTTCTGTTTATTTCGAACTTGTtggacaatatttttatcgatacAATATAGCATAACAGAGCTTGGAGATTGCGAGGTGACGCATTACTTTTTCGAGGAAAGTTTTACATTTTACTCCAACCACTTCAAACATcagttatatttatatttgtatgaTATACCGGGTTTCTTGAATTGCGAACTTTTGGTATCGAATTCATTGTACTCACCCATCCAGTAACATTTCCCCGCGATGCTTCAGCCAATAATTTATCGTGTTGGGAAACGCTTCCACGTAGCATTCTAGCTGAACATCAGTTCCCAATGGTGCTCCAAGCAATTGATTTGGGACTTTAACTGCAGGTGCGACTGTGCGATATCCGAATTTGAAAGAAGGAACAGAGACACaacagttttaaaaatatgtcatactttggtgaaaaaacaaaataaatttgtaatttagaaaattttgacaagTTGATGTCGCCTTGTGGCAAAGCTTGTGACTGCGTGAGACCTTTGACATACCCCGAGTATTCCTGAAAGGGTAGTGGACTCTCCGCCACAGAAAGGtactcaaaagtaaatttgaGGCCTGCTACTAAGTAGTTCAGTTTAACCGGATCAATCGACCAACGTGGTTAATCAACCAATAGTTCAATTGTTTAACCAGCCGAGTTCGGTTAACCGTTCAAAATGTTTCGACAGTGTaatcagttaattttttaatcagtttAAAATGGATatatgtaaaaatgaattgtcCGGTTGACCAATAGGGCTTGAACCATTGTAAACGAATAACTATTTTTGGTCAGTCAACTGGTTGAACCATTGGCTGAATAAATAGGTCCATTTTGATCAGTTGAGATGATTGAATTGAACAGCCCAAGTAAGTTCTGCTATTTCTGAAAATATACTTCTGTTTGACCCACATGGAAAGTATCGGACCTCCAGAGAACTGATGTTGTTTTAACTTCAGAGGGTGTTTCTTTGGCTGCAATTGCAAAGCTGTTCTATAAATAGTTCTACCTATCTGGTATTTGTTCGCTAACTGACGATACATCAAATTATTAAGAATTTGCATTTTATCATGCTTTGGTATCCGTTAGTATTGGAATTTATGAGATCTGGTCGTCGAAACTTGAATTGAGGACAACGGAAATTGATATTCAACGCAAAAATATACCACAGGCTCTATTCATTGTGACGTTTTACTTATCAAAGTGCCGATATAATCAATTTCGATTGGACCCAAGAGAAATctatttattaaaattgaatatgacAGGCCTCACATCTCAGGCCAATGAAAAAACCCTAGAAGCTTGAGCAGAATCAATGATACAGAGGTCTGATACCCTCTTAGTGAGCAGTAAGCGTGAACTTCGTAAACGGAAGGTAGTGAATGCTTTTATGCAAAATCAGATtattctcataatttttttcttaaactttATCATTATATGAAATTGGTGATGATAAGTATGAAAATGCATCCAAGAAATATGTACGTTGAGAGGACTGAATCCTAGTGCCTGAAAAAATTAGCCTTACGTGAGTTtactcgacttttttttttactgaggTACATACATCATTCGTTTGTGATTACTTTGTTGTAGCGAAACGAAATTTCCCAGTAAATGCttggaaagtttgattttggAAGTGCGAGATATCTACGGTCGCTTGAgtgtatatatttgtgtatgtCAGAAACCAGGAAGCCATGTTGGCGGGGCCCGAATGATCTACATTTACAATTAGAGGATCAGAACAACAAAGGTTTATTGGCTTTCACTTCCTTAGCTGCATGACTCACACtagctaattgtaagttatTCGTACGCGGGGTTACTAATTCAAGCCTATTTACGagatttgatttcattttttcgtaaGACGTCggttcgatttgaaatttcttgtgATATGATCGCTTATGTGTCAAAAAGTGCGCTTCAGTCAGCTGGGCAAGTTTAATTATCGTATGAATTAATagcaattgaataatttgctaAATTTAATCTCAAAGACCGTATGACAGAGAATAAAAAGGTGCAAGATCGGTACGATATTTATCAAGCCATCGCTGAATAAAGCCCTCGTCTAAAAATAGCACgatcattttacaaaaaaaatccgattcaattcgaagttttgagaaaaaactGGACCAGCTTTTGCTAGTGGTGTTAAGTAATCCTCGTGACCCTATACTCAAACTCTTGGAATGATGTTTTCATATTACTGCACAGTACAACGTgtcagacatttttttttttttttgattcctATGGCAGAAGTGgtgatgaattatttatacgtGTCTATTGTCAGGTTAATGTGGTACTTATGGTCCAAGCAGACTATATTGATATTTGCAtaaatgaaatgattttttgccGGATTGCATCTTCATTGTTTGCAATTTGAGATAGCGTACCACGAAGTTGAAATCTCTATCTGAATTTGGTAGCGTACCATTTGAGAGATGGTCTAAATCTTTCGAAtcttatttaaattttttcacaacaatgTTGTgcattaatttaattaaaattaaatattgccATAATACGAAAATCGCAGTAATTCATTACATCAAATCTTTCAGAGTCTGTTCAGCGATAATATCGATTTTATATAAGGAGAATTTATACTCACAATTAACTGCCAAAGTCACCCGTTTGCTTACTGCTGGGGGAACGTCGTTACTCGCAATGCAGAGGTACGCTCCCATTTGCTTTCTTTCGACCCGATGCAATTGCAACACTGATCCGTTGAACGTATCGTGTCTTATTAGATTCGCCACCCCTGCAACATAGGACAGTGtggtttcaaacaaatttcctgaataatcttgtaactgaaaaatttattcctgaaTACTATCATCTTTATCTGCCGACTACTTCACGTAGACCTGCGGGGATTAATTTTGGCCATGAAAGCTCAACTAGAAAACTGTTCATTCTAACAGTAGATTACGCGGCATGCCCGTAAACTAGGTGTTTTTAGGCGAAGATAATAATTTCACGTACGATTTGAAGTTGAGCTGAAGGCGAGCCGAAACCAAGtactgaaattattattcgagCCAAAAACCGTTTACAGGCGAGCCtcatactttattttttcgttcaacaTGAAAAGTCAATTTAAAGCCAGTTGAGATTTGAACGTGGGCCCGAGCAACAGAAGTCAGAACTGAAGTATAAAGTATCTTTATACATCTGTTTCAATGTGCACTTTCAACTGCGCATCGGAACTGTCGTATAAAGAGTTTATAAGGCAGTTCCGatgattttatgaaaaagtTACTTTTTGACGCCTGTTTTCGATCCGTAAAGTGTCACTTTATGTGTCTGACATCGGAGCTGCCTTATAAAGTCATTATATGGACATTCCGAAGTCAGCCCATATAAGGCGACACTTTACGGATCGAAAACAGGCGTCAAAAAGTCAAGGCGCATATCACCCACATCGTATTTGTATCTGGATATTGAGCGACGCAACACCACAGAAGCAGTTCCGTGTACCTTGCTGAAGGTagagtattttgaaaaaattttcacgaagaAGTTCTTAACGAAGATGCAATAGTGTTGAAACAATTCTTTGGTTTAAACCGATGATGTGGTAGGTATTCACGGTTTGgcgtatttttgaaaacagcTGCGTGGCGCCCAATATAACTCAATGTCTAATTGACCTATTGAACTGAAATTTTGTGCAAATATTCATGCAAAATACAATGAtctattatttatagtttgattcttttcttttacacgcaatggttcattttttttataaattgaagaagattatttcattttgaatgATTACATATTATCCATAAATTATTACTAATTGATCCATGACATAAGCACACAGACCATTTGCAATAGattatttgtgtatttttatgCGAGACATTTTTCACCTTTATCAAGAGTGCCATCATCAAATTATACGATTCACTAACTTCTTCTGTAATTTGTCATTTGTCTATCGTTTTGGTATCACTTACGTTCGTACCTACGATTTTTGAGTTACTGATTAACTCCGGTTTTGGTAATGCATAAACCCATGAAGTTTTTGGTTTTCCCGCCTGCTGATGAGTCGGTCGTCCCGCTGTTGGACACGCGCACGTATTCTGAATTGATCGTTTACGTTACACATGTATAACCGTTTCATTCGTGTAGTCCATTCGATCGCATTTACCTTGTTAACACTTTACGCTTGCAAATTGTAATGTTCTATGTACGATATGAACGAAggagaaatatttgaatactGAGATTTATTGCTTCACCTTCATAATCCTTCATGCCGGTGACTCactcaattttaaatttcatatctCTTATGTATAGTCCACTCTATTAGTTTAGTACAGATTTTTAATACATTGTAACAAGAAACATTGAGTGTATTTGTTCAACTTTATACCTCATCGTGTCATTTGGCGTGAAACTTCGTATTTCAATACTTTGTGATCTCGAAGATGAGGTTTAAACTATCATTTTTTACTGCACAGTGGCTGCTTCACTGCCTCTCattatttacatttctttttgTAGTATCAGTTCAATATATGCCGTGTAGGCTAATCAGCTTCGAAATAAAAGTACATGAGATGAATGACCACATACCTGAAGatgttgatgatgatgatcTCGTTAGAACAGGTTCACCATCTTCTCGCCTCCATGACACCCTGGGAGTTGGACGACCGGTTGCGCGACATGTCAAGGTAGCATTGTCACCCTCTGAGACAGCTAGATCAGCACTTGTCTCACCACCATAGACAATATCAGGTGGTACTATATTGAATACGAATAAAAAGAAGTTAATCATGTATCTCAGTGCGGGTGAGCTCATCTCAAATCCTAAACTAATAATTTCAACCACATTTACATTACAGTTTTTGTAAGTTGCTAATGCATGCATCACATATATTATTTGATGCGATCGGTCAGAGCAAAATCGTTGAGCTTTCAATGTGCATCTGTACGACATGGTTACCTAAAACCGAAGTAGTTGTTACGTTGGCGGTATGAATATAAGAGAACGAGGAAATTCCATcaaggaaaataattatagcTGATCGAACTAGAGATACCTCGACTCCGGTATCAACTACCCAAAGACAACCTAACCCGTTAATGGAACCTTGAGGATATAAAACTGTCCGACGACACTTACAGTCCAAAAATCATGAGCACAATCCTACTTTTGGTATCAATGTCACTAGGGGCAATCAGGGATTGCGTTAGAAGCTTCCAAAAAGAGTTCCCCGACATGTGAGTGAAAACGAATCAAAGACAAATTGGTTAAgaagaattttgtaaaatacgGAAGATTCAGAATGCGTGGTCTACTATCGAAGTGTGGAAAAGGACTGtttatatgataataataaagaacTGCTTGAGGAACAGTGCAATACAAAACAGCAGGTAAAGTAGCTGATGAGAGGGTGTACAAGGTGTGTGAAGACAAAATTTCATGACAACCACTCACACATTATAACACTTTTGAAATCAGCTggtcaaattttgattattctCCAGAGCTGAATCTTACGGAAATTCTGTTTTGACTGATTCTTTCACAGTTAGGTTATTGATAAAATAACAAAGAATTGGATCTGCGTTGTGCTGTCACATTCAATACATTACCTAATTTATTTGTCCATCTTAACGACAATTCTGATTTAttgtcttttcattttcgtttgaCAGGGACTCTTGGTCAtccaaatttcatcaaaaactATAGAGTCATTTTTAGACATGAGACAAGTTTACAATTTTGGCCCCGTAAATGGATTTTGGGTAACGTGCAACTGACATATGATGCTTTGAGGTTTCTTTTCGAGTTTCCATGAAGTTCGAAGCCAAAGTAAGTTTTAAATATTAGCCAGAAGCTGCATATTATTGGTGTATGAAACTTTGAACCAATCTACGATTTTTGATCGATTACTGATTCCTAATTTTTCCGTGCGTACAACATGCAATAATGAAAATCACTTACCCAGGATATCCAAACAACCTTCTTCCGATCTCATCGGACTTGTGTTAATTTGACACATGTAACAATCTCTATCAGATTCCTTAAGATGACGTATGTGGAGTCGCCAAGTACCAATATTTGTATCTTCTAACGATTGGTTCGTCACAAAATTGGTTGTGCCGCTATTGCCGCTACCACTTTCATAGGAAACGGATATTCGCGCATTGTGCGTAACTGTTCGTGTGTGAACAGAGAGTATCGTACGATCTGAAGTACGTAGCCAGCCCACCTGAAACATTTCATTACTTGAGATGTACTTTATATCTACCAACTTTTACATAAAGAAAGAATCGGGAAGACAAGGAAGAGGACTCGGATAAGAAGTTTATTTGAATGATAGATCTGTTTGAAAATCTAAATTCACGTTTTCTGTGCTCTTAAAaggaatataattaattattcaaaggCCAACGCAGCTGATTGAGATGAATCGTAAGATTTCTATTAACTATTTGTAATGGCTAATACATTCACTCAATTCTAATAATTCAGTTATCGCATTGAAcaataattatcaaatactCAACGCATAAAATCAATGAAAGGTGTTACACGTATAATGAATAATACTTAATCACCATAACATTGAGCaataaatctgaaaatttgcTTTTGGGTGATTGTGATTCGGCGATCATTCATAACcgtttctttcactttttccaCGTTTTAATCGGCTCGTGATGTGCTGGGGCATCCTGGGCGCTCATCATCTTCAACGTCTTTACGTGAATCTTGGGAACGCTCACATCACTCGTAAACCCTTGTTTTACTTATAACAGACTCACCAAAGGCAATATTTAACATTTATAAAACTGTGCGgcattttcttcaattcttatAGCAAGATTTAACGAACATTCTCTGTtctattttcgaaatcaccgTGCCTACCAAAACACATGTAACTTTTGTGACAGGCAACGAGCGACTAAATATCCAATATGCCTATCTCATCGTCAGTATAGAAGCTTTCAGCCAAGTTCACCAacacaacaacaaaaaaatcgcGTGAATCGGACTAATACAACACGCAAAGTTACACAATTcccgttatttttttaacacatttCGTTTGTTCGAAATTGATAGATATAAAGTAGTATACTTATCAAAAAGACTataagaaattcaaatatgcATTTTTCTCTAGAAATAACTCGACTCGAGTTAAGTCATTACTGTAGCCCGAGTCTCATCTACCTTGTTATCGATCGGGTTACCATGTGACTTCACTCACGATTAGTTTATTTACGCTATAGTCGTTCCCGATAATAATCTTGGCGGTCTCCATCATCTTTCTGCTATAGGTATTTGATTCAATACTGATCACGCTAATTctttgtataattaattttagaTGAAACGTCCTGTTGGTGGACAAGTGGAAGATTGGTATTTCCATAGAGCTTTCCTTtcaagaatttataaaaaacgACACTTTTTCTACTACTCAAGGTATGTTACTGAAAAAAGGGTCATGGCCTCGTCGTTGTTAAAAAACTGAATTACGATAGGTTTATTCTAATTACAATTCCTATTTATACAAATGgatgttgaaatataaatttctttttgaatAGGGTCCCCACTTGGCTCGAAACGTCAACGATTCGCCATATATCATTCACAACTCCATATCCAAGAAAAAATCAATGCACCActtggggtaaaaaaaaaaaagatttgaatGTAATGTATTCTTGGTAGTATCTAGATGAATCAATATTACTATACTTCGTTTTAACTATGAATCTCACCAATTTCCTTAAAAAACTAACTAACATACTTGCTACATTTGTCATACTATGATATCCACATTTTGATTAATCTGGTTAATACTTCTGTTGGTGTAAATGTTATGTAACACTGGTCTATGAgcgttgcttttttttttgtttttcatctatATCTATACCGGTATAACATCACGAATTAAGTGTCTTGATAGATAAAATTGACATCACGGGATGTTCTCTAATTCACGTTACTGAATGCTATCCTCGTGCTTTTCGTAGAATTAATATGATTATGATATATCACAGATGTCTCATTGTTACATCACTTATACTGGACCATTGTCATGCGACAACCGCGATGCGTTAAGCAGAAATGACAATTTCTTACATTTCAAATACCTTTCAGGCAAATGAAAAgggattgaaaattaatcttGAAAACGTCGTACAACGAACCGGTATCTGAAAGGTGCTGGAAGGTGTGCATTTATACGTTCCGATGGTATTTCAGCTTATGTGGGCACGTACGAGATGTTTCACTGCATCAACGTTTCGCATCGTGTTTCACATGAGAAAGACAATGTGGAATACACATATACTAAAAATGTCAAACATGATATACGCTGTCGCTCGTGCTGACTGACTTCGTTTTCTCACCGCACAACATGGGTACATACAAGTAAATCAAGGTGAGTGCAAAGCAAAGATTTATGTATTGTTCCCGTTAGACGTAATTTGCTTAAAGCAACAATAATATTAGTACGAATGGAATTAAAACGAATGCAGGGAGTAGAGTCTTTTTAGGTCGTCGGAGTAAAATTCGGGCTTTTCGATAAGTTGAACAGGCTATGTAATTGCAGTAGAATGCCACTGAATAATTGCGACAAATATGTTTTTCAAGACTACCTAATCAACTTTATTGAATCGTAACGGAgtgttataaaatatttaaaccgGTAATTAAAACTCGTACGTTTTACAGAAACGATGAGTTATATCCACCAATCAATAAAACGAAAAGCAGCAGATTGATCACCAATAACAATGTGTACTGTCAATGAGATATGACGAATAATCCAATCGCGACAATCCCATGACGATTGCGTTTTCCTAATGATCGGCAAAGCCTATAAGACGTAATAAAAATCGTTGATATTAATGGATCTTTCAATTCCACGATCTGCTAGATCAAAATCGCACAGCTAAACGGGCAGGGATTTCAAAGTCACTCGAGGTGCGCTAGTGCTGGACGATATATTCAAGTGAAAGGTGCAGCatgatttgataaaaatttacggtACATTTTACTGATGTACCGTCTTTGGTCCTCAATAATCCTTGGGAATCATTCGCAAGGTGTAAACACGTATACAGCATTGATCGCGTCgcgtttcaattttcctttcacattttttgtaattcaagTATTCCTGCTCTAAGTATCAACGTATTGATACTGGAAATATTTCTCCACGAGATAACTTAATAACGGCGCAATTTTTGAGTAACTGCAGATCATGTTTGTATATACTGTAAG includes:
- the LOC124180103 gene encoding lachesin-like isoform X2 — encoded protein: MNSKLRMFLVLCVVTTVTAVGYKVTLPPSNVGPMFVAPVGNQTAPTGRDATFTCSIRNIDKYKVGWLRTSDRTILSVHTRTVTHNARISVSYESGSGNSGTTNFVTNQSLEDTNIGTWRLHIRHLKESDRDCYMCQINTSPMRSEEGCLDILVPPDIVYGGETSADLAVSEGDNATLTCRATGRPTPRVSWRREDGEPVLTRSSSSTSSGVANLIRHDTFNGSVLQLHRVERKQMGAYLCIASNDVPPAVSKRVTLAVNFKVPNQLLGAPLGTDVQLECYVEAFPNTINYWLKHRGEMLLDGPKYNIREDRSGYRVLMWLLIRGFTQEDVGTYNCVSTNSLGKAEGTLRLYEIKIFVDIGRRGNDEIAIYGGSAEAARGSGALQSGLCLRTDFSRRLSFVLWFILQMFRRY
- the LOC124180103 gene encoding lachesin-like isoform X1 gives rise to the protein MNSKLRMFLVLCVVTTVTAVGYKVTLPPSNVGPMFVAPVGNQTAPTGRDATFTCSIRNIDKYKVGWLRTSDRTILSVHTRTVTHNARISVSYESGSGNSGTTNFVTNQSLEDTNIGTWRLHIRHLKESDRDCYMCQINTSPMRSEEGCLDILVPPDIVYGGETSADLAVSEGDNATLTCRATGRPTPRVSWRREDGEPVLTRSSSSTSSGVANLIRHDTFNGSVLQLHRVERKQMGAYLCIASNDVPPAVSKRVTLAVNFAPAVKVPNQLLGAPLGTDVQLECYVEAFPNTINYWLKHRGEMLLDGPKYNIREDRSGYRVLMWLLIRGFTQEDVGTYNCVSTNSLGKAEGTLRLYEIKIFVDIGRRGNDEIAIYGGSAEAARGSGALQSGLCLRTDFSRRLSFVLWFILQMFRRY